The Coffea arabica cultivar ET-39 chromosome 3c, Coffea Arabica ET-39 HiFi, whole genome shotgun sequence genome contains a region encoding:
- the LOC140004188 gene encoding uncharacterized protein isoform X2, producing the protein MTTSLSLRLLLFPIPHSYPLACAFSPLGSSKISPFPHPNNPFSALDSSSSSCGRWASFRKNKWLYGYEKRHQGSEGVRDEDDHRVQMYGSDEEVKTQIPTQAQSIVEGSGAVLLSEYKPAPDVDYIQELLAIQQQGPRAIGFFGTRNMGFMHQELIEILSYALVITKNHIFTSGASGTNAAVIRGALRAEKPELLTVILPQSLKKQPPESQELLAKFLLRGFQHFSNDIMETKFIQT; encoded by the exons ATGACCACATCTTTATCATTGAGGCTGTTGCTGTTTCCTATTCCTCATTCTTATCCACTGGCCTGTGCTTTTTCCCCTTTGGGTTCTTCCAAAATCTCTCCTTTTCCCCACCCGAACAATCCCTTTTCTGCATTGGACTCTTCTTCATCCTCCTGTGGGAGATGGGCTTCTTTCCGCAAAAACAAG TGGCTTTATGGATATGAGAAAAGACATCAAGGTTCTGAGGGCGTGAGAGATGAAGATGATCATCGGGTGCAAATGTATGGTTCTGATGAAGAGGTCAAAACTCAGATTCCAACTCAAGCCCAATCTATTGTTGAAGGGTCAGGAGCAGTTCTGCTGTCTGAGTACAAGCCTGCCCCTGATGTGGACTACATACAG GAGTTACTAGCAATTCAACAACAAGGCCCAAGGGCTATTGGGTTCTTTGGGACAAGAAATATGGGATTCATGCATCAGGAACTTATTGAAATTCTCAGCTATGCATTGGTCATAACG AAGAACCATATTTTCACATCTGGAGCATCTGGAACTAATGCTGCTGTTATTAGAGGTGCTCTTCGTGCTGAAAAACCAGAGCTTCTCACTGTTATATTGCCTCAAAGTTTGAAAAAGCAACCTCCTGAGAGTCAGGAGTTATTGGCTAAA
- the LOC140037765 gene encoding outer envelope pore protein 37, chloroplastic-like translates to MNQIAMVDFDFPLEPLPPPPQYPTLPPPGPPPQPTVVGTAGGNGGFFRRRPKIRVTSEYDSESSVFFHKISCKLLDSLAKLKFSFQNDGKGEISDPQLAFTSKYLSLNYDIEEKNALVNGGFDVGPALQFKATHDVKAQQGEVSMIADLVTPGLKLELSSTVPSVGMPRATLKFPLGEFSFEEKEEDEEEELKRRLSVSGIFKTQMLDGICTAEYKDEDLSLRYAYKDEQMAFIPRISLPSNTVSFALKRRFGPSDKLSYWYNFDSNDWSTVYKHTVGKDLKFKAGYDSEVRLGWASLWVGEEDGKAKTAPMKIKVQFMLQVPQDDIKSSALMFRVKKRWDI, encoded by the exons ATGAACCAGATAGCAATGGTGGATTTCGACTTCCCACTGGAACCGCTGCCGCCGCCACCGCAATACCCCACCCTACCACCGCCAGGCCCACCGCCACAGCCAACAGTCGTCGGGACTGCTGGCGGAAATGGTGGATTTTTCAGGCGGAGGCCGAAAATTAGGGTCACCTCCGAGTACGACAGTGAGAGCTCGGTGTTCTTCCACAAGATCTCCTGCAAGTTGCTGGATAGCTTGGCCAAGTTGAAATTCTCGTTTCAGAATGACGGCAAGGGGGAAATCTCCGACCCTCAGCTGGCTTTTACTTCCAAGTACTTGTCTCTTAACTATGATATCGAGGAAAAAAACGCCCTTGTCAACGGAGGTTTTGATGTTGGACCTGCTCTTCAATTCAAAGCCACTCATGACGTCAAA GCTCAGCAAGGAGAGGTGTCAATGATTGCAGATCTTGTCACTCCAGGTTTGAAACTTGAGCTGTCATCCACTGTTCCATCTGTTGGCATG CCTAGAGCAACCCTTAAGTTTCCACTAGGCGAATTTTCATTTGAGGAGAAAGAGGAGGatgaagaggaagaattaaagagGAGGTTATCTGTTAGTGGGATATTCAAAACTCAAATGCTAGATGGGATTTGTACTGCAGAATACAAGGATGAAGATTTGAGTTTACGCTATGCCTACAAG GATGAGCAAATGGCATTCATTCCAAGAATTTCTTTGCCTTCAAATACAGTATCATTTGCTTTGAAGCGTAGATTTGGCCCTTCAGACAAGTTGAG TTACTGGTATAATTTTGATTCAAATGACTGGAGCACAGTGTATAAACACACAGTTGGCAAGGACTTGAAATTTAAAGCTGGTTATGATTCAGAGGTGCGACTTGGGTGGGCATCTCTTTGG GTTGGAGAGGAGGATGGCAAAGCTAAGACTGCTCCCATGAAGATTAAAGTTCAGTTCATGCTCCAGGTGCCCCAAGATGACATCAAATCCTCTGCTTTGATGTTCCGTGTCAAAAAGAGATGGGACATATGA